The sequence below is a genomic window from Sorangiineae bacterium MSr12523.
GCCGCTCCCCAAAATGGGCCTCGGCCCACCCGAGAGAATGCTCTGCACGCGTTCGAAGGCGCGTTCTTCCTGTTGGAGGATACGCGGGTTTTCCGTGCGGCGTTCCATCACGAGTACCCATATGCGATTTTCGCGACGTCGCGACAACCTGGCCTGGCGTGGCGTGCATTCGAGGGCGGTCTACGGATAGGCTCCGCGAATCATGCCGAAGCCGAAGCTCAATCAGATCGTTGCCATCGAGAAGGGGGTTAAGTCGCGGGTTCATGCGGAGCTCACTGCGGATCATCATGTTTTGCAGAAGGACGAGCTCTTTCGCGGCCATGCGAAAACGTATCGGCCGCGGGACGAGGACCCGACGCAACCTACGGGGGAGACGCTCCCGGACGACAACAAGAAGGTCATCCATCGCGCCGAGGACATCGTTCGCGAGACAGTTCGAAAGATGAGCGAGCTGTTCGACGTGACGGCCACGAAGGATTGGGGCAACTGCGTTGCCAAGGCCGATGTCGTCGTGGGAGGGCAGGTGATCCTCGCCCAAGTGCCCGTGACGTATTTGCTCTTTCTCGAAAAGCAACTCACCGACTTGCACACCTTCGTGAAGAAGCTGCCCACCCTCGATCCGAGCGAAAACTGGGAATACAGCAAAGACCAAGACCTTTACGCGACCCGGCCCGTCCAGACGGTGCGCACCAAGAAGATCACGCGGCCATTGGTGCTCTACGAGGCCACCAAAGAGCACCCCGCCCAAGTCAAAGAAGTCACGGAAGACGTTCTCGCGGGCACGTGGAGCACCATCAAGTACGCGGGTGCGCTCAGCGCGCAGCGTGTGAACGAATTGCTTCGCCGGATCGACGAGTTGCAGAAGGCCATCAAATTCGCGCGTGAAACCGCGAATGGTTTGGAGGTCGACGAGATCAAGGTCGGAGAGAAAGTGTTGTCGTTCGTCTTCTCGTGAGGTGGCCGCGCGCATTCGCCGTGGTATGTTCCTCCGTGGAGTACAAATTGAACGTAAGCCTGAAGCTGATAGGCGCGCCGTAAATTCGCTGGTTCGAATCCAGCCCCCCTTACCGCGCACACGCGCGATTCACTGCATTCATCATGAGGGGGTAGCCGAGTGGTAGAGGCAAACGGTTACGCCGAAACAGATCATCAATTTATGACTCCAAGTTCAAACCAATCGCGAGGTGACCAATCGAACGCTGGGTGACACTTCTCTCGAGATGCGAGTTCAACTCTTGCCCGGCCCGCCCCGTGGGTTGTTCTCACCACGGTCCCGCACGATTCGTGTTCAACGCTGTGGGCACTTTGGGTCGGTGGTCCAATCGAAAGACGCGAGAGCTCATGACTGATCGCCCGGCTTAAACGCCGTGGTTGCCTTGAAGAGCGATGCAGCACCGAGGCCCGGGGTCGGCTACACCCCGGGCTTCACTTATTGGCAAGCCAGCGCCCCCGCCACGAGCACGAAGGGAAGAACGGCGGCGGCGATGATGCGTGCGCGAAGGTTCATGATGCTAACGTTTCGCCTGAACCCGTCGCGAAATTTCGCGCCTGAGACCCTGAGGCTAGCGGCACGCGTGCAGGAGCGCGCGCTCCAGGCCTTGCCGGTGCAGTTCGTCCAAGCTGGCAGCGACCTGGGTGCGTGCGCGCTCCACGGAGGCTGCGCACTGCGGACCGGTGAGCACCGGCTGGGCGTCGCGGATGGCGGTCAGGAGATCCCCTCCGATGCGATCCAGCGCCGGCCGCACCTCCTTGGCCAAATCGGGACGCGTCGTCGGCGCCGTGGCGGGGGCGGCCGTCCATTGTTGATGCAGCCCGCGCTGGACCAGTTTGTTCGCCTCGATCTGGTCGCGAAAGATGCGCTGCACGGCTTCGCCGTCGACGCCCATGTCCGAAGCGCGTTTGGCCATGTCGTCGAGGACCTGCTTCTCGCGCGGCGGATCCTCGATGGGCTTGTCCGTGCCCCACTTCGAGGCCGCCACCCGATCCGCGATGCCCAAGCGCTCGCTCGCCAGCGAGGCAATCGACACGACCGCCTTGTCGGCCGGCGACGGCGCCGTGGGCTCCGCAGCTTTTTTCTGTTCCGCACCCCCGCCAGCGCACGCGGCGAGAGAGAGCACCATCCACGCGACTCGAAGCGGCCTCACGATTTGCATGACGGCGTCTTTGTCTAGCAGACCCGTAACATGCTCACCCCCGCGAACGTGCTCCCCATCACATTGTTAATGCGGGTTCGTCTGGACGAACGCGACCGATGGCGCCAAGGAAGAAAGCGCCACTCGCCGGTTGAAATTCGTCCAAAGGCGTTGGACGCTGAGAGCTTCCCGGAGCGTTGGTGGGCGATGCCGGGGGAGGGGATGCTCGTATGAGTTACGTGATGGTCGATGTCGAAGCCGATGGCCCCATCCCGGGCGATTACTCGATGATCTGCTTTGGTGCGGTCATCGTCGAGCCGGGGCTCTCGCGGACCTTCTACGGGCGGCTTAGGCCCATCTCGGACAATTGGGTGGCCGAGGCGCTGCACGTGAGCGGCTTCTCGCGCGAGGAAACGTTGGAATTCGACGACCCGAAGCAAGTGATGACCAACTTCGACCTTTGGCTGAAGGAGAACGCCCGCAGCCGGCGATTGTTCATCTCCGACAACAATGGCTTCGACTGGCAATTCATCAATTGGTACTTCCACCACTTCCTGGGGCGAAATCCCTTTGGATTTAGTTCGCTGAACCTGGGTTCCCTTTACAAAGGGGTCGTCAAGGATACGTTCCAGACGTTCAAGCACCTGCGCAAGACACGCCACACGCACAATCCCGTGGACGATGCGCTGGGCAATGCCGAGGCCCTGTTGGAAATGAAGGAGCGGTTGGGCCTGACTATTTCGTTCGAGTGAGCGGCTCCAAGAGCGCGGTCAGCTTGGCGCGATCGAGCCATTGGCCATTTTGAACCACCGCGTCAATGCGGCGGGTGTTGCGGATATTGGCCAGCGGATCGGCGTCGAGGACCACCACGTCGGCGCTTTTCCCAACCTCGATCGTTCCTGTCGTGGCGTCGACGCCCAGGGCGCGTGCGGCCTCGAGCGTCGCGCTCCGCAATGCCACGAGCGGCGGGATTCCGGCCTCCACGAGCAGCTGCATCTCGTCATGCAGCCCGAATCCTGGCACCACGTAAGGATCGCCGATATCCGTTCCCACGAGCAAATGCACACCGGCACGGTGCGCTCGTGCGGCCAGCGGGCCAAACTGCGCGAGCACCTCACGCTCGATGGGCAGCGGCGGGGTCTCCTCGCCGTCGCCGAGCCAACGCTTCTCCAGGGCCGCGGACACGTAGCGATACCCCTCCAGCGAGGGCGCTTCCGTGTGCATCATCGTTTTTCCGCGCCACGAGACCAACGTCGGCGTGAGCCACACGCCGGCGCGCGCCAGCTCGGGCAGGACATCGTCGTTCGAGTCCGCGCAAACCCATTTCATCAATGGAACGAGCTTCGGATCGGCACGGAGCTGCGCGCGCTCGGCATTCGAGCAGGGCACCATGCTGCTCCCATGCTCGATGGTGCGCTGGCCGGACTTCGCGGCCCATGCTGCAGGGTAGTCTCCGCCCACGTGGCCCGAGAAGAAGAGTCCCTTCTTGCGGCTCTCGTCGGCGAGTGCATCGTAGATGGGGCGCGATAGGCCCGCGTGCACTTTGATGAAGTCGACGCCGTACGCCTTGAGATCGTCCACGGCGCGGCGGGCGCTTTCGGGCGAGGTGATGATCCAATTGTCGCCCCACGACTCGCCCTTGCCATCGATCTTCGGGCCCGGCGCAAAGACGCGCGGCGCAGGTTGTCCTGCGGTGCGCGCTTGCTTCCAGCGCACGATGTCCTCGAACGTGCTGCCCATGTCGCGCACGCTGGTGATGCCGTTGGCCACGAAAAGCGGCATCAAGTCCATGCCCATTTGCGTGAGGTGCACGTGGGCGTCCCAAAAGCCCGGAACGGCAAAGTGGCCCGTTTCATCGTGCACCTGCGCGTGCTCGGGCACCGGTGTGCTCGCCGACGGCCCAACGGCGGTGATGCGATGGCCGGCCATCACGATGGTGACATCGGGCCGCGGCCCGCTCGCGGGATCGATCAGGGTGACATGCGTCATGGCCATCGCGCGCTCGGTGCTCGAGGCGGGCGCGCGGGGCACTTCCGCGCCCGCGGACGAGCACCCCGCCGAACCGAGCGCGCTTGCGACGAGGAGAACCGGGATCGCGTGGCGCAGCATCGGCGACGAATCAGCTTTCGCTCTTCTGGAGGTCGATGGCGATATCCATCGTCTTGCCCGGTGCGATGTAGCGACGGAAGACGCCGCGCGTGCCGTCGTCGCTCACGGAGACGAGCTCGCCCGGTTCGGCATCGACGTACACGAGCCGCGGAGCCTCGCCGGCATGGCCGCGGGCAAAGACCTTCGTCTCCGCCTCGCCCTGCGTTCGCGCCGAGTAGAACGCGACATCATGGCGGTTTTTCGCGGCAATCGGAGCATCGCGATCCAGCGTTCCTGCCGGTGCCGACGTGACGACGGCCACGCTGCGGGCCTCGCCGTGGCACCCCATGGCGGCGCTCGCGAGCACGGCGGAGCAGATCACGGAGGGGACGAAGCGGGTGAAGAACGTGTTCATGATGGTGGTCTTTCGCAGAAGGTGACGGAGAAATTTCAAATCGCGTTTCGCGGGATGCGAGCCACCTCATCGCAACCCTCATGCCGCCCTCACACTGGCGATTTTTCCCCGGTTTTTCGGCCGTGCTGCCTCCGCTGCGCTCGCGTTCGCGGGACGGCCGTCCCAAATCCGGAACGGGCTCGCTACCGAGGCTCGTCGGTGACGAGCACGAGGTATTCGACGGGCTTGCCGCCCTGAAGGCACGTGTGCGTGCCCACCGCGCGGAAGCCGAGGCGCGCGGTCAGGCGCAAGCTGCGTTCATTCCACGACTGAACCACGGCCCGCCACCG
It includes:
- a CDS encoding chorismate mutase, which gives rise to MQIVRPLRVAWMVLSLAACAGGGAEQKKAAEPTAPSPADKAVVSIASLASERLGIADRVAASKWGTDKPIEDPPREKQVLDDMAKRASDMGVDGEAVQRIFRDQIEANKLVQRGLHQQWTAAPATAPTTRPDLAKEVRPALDRIGGDLLTAIRDAQPVLTGPQCAASVERARTQVAASLDELHRQGLERALLHACR
- a CDS encoding exonuclease, with amino-acid sequence MSYVMVDVEADGPIPGDYSMICFGAVIVEPGLSRTFYGRLRPISDNWVAEALHVSGFSREETLEFDDPKQVMTNFDLWLKENARSRRLFISDNNGFDWQFINWYFHHFLGRNPFGFSSLNLGSLYKGVVKDTFQTFKHLRKTRHTHNPVDDALGNAEALLEMKERLGLTISFE
- a CDS encoding amidohydrolase family protein, which codes for MLRHAIPVLLVASALGSAGCSSAGAEVPRAPASSTERAMAMTHVTLIDPASGPRPDVTIVMAGHRITAVGPSASTPVPEHAQVHDETGHFAVPGFWDAHVHLTQMGMDLMPLFVANGITSVRDMGSTFEDIVRWKQARTAGQPAPRVFAPGPKIDGKGESWGDNWIITSPESARRAVDDLKAYGVDFIKVHAGLSRPIYDALADESRKKGLFFSGHVGGDYPAAWAAKSGQRTIEHGSSMVPCSNAERAQLRADPKLVPLMKWVCADSNDDVLPELARAGVWLTPTLVSWRGKTMMHTEAPSLEGYRYVSAALEKRWLGDGEETPPLPIEREVLAQFGPLAARAHRAGVHLLVGTDIGDPYVVPGFGLHDEMQLLVEAGIPPLVALRSATLEAARALGVDATTGTIEVGKSADVVVLDADPLANIRNTRRIDAVVQNGQWLDRAKLTALLEPLTRTK